One part of the Janthinobacterium sp. 17J80-10 genome encodes these proteins:
- a CDS encoding response regulator, protein MDKSVLLVEDNPDEILLARRAFARAGLGENLRIAEGGEAACRLLLQDGGDALPALVLLDWQMPGMDGLAVLRALRQARPQSAGAALPPVVILSSSDDPGDIAAAYAAGANSYLRKPVDFEIFAQLVSDLHRYWLTHNVLPVAQVRT, encoded by the coding sequence ATGGACAAGAGCGTGCTGCTGGTCGAAGACAATCCGGATGAAATCCTGCTCGCCAGGCGTGCATTCGCGCGGGCAGGCCTGGGGGAGAATCTGCGGATTGCCGAAGGCGGTGAAGCGGCGTGCCGTCTGCTGCTGCAAGACGGTGGCGATGCGTTGCCGGCACTGGTGCTGCTTGACTGGCAAATGCCGGGGATGGATGGGCTGGCGGTATTGCGTGCATTGCGCCAGGCGCGCCCGCAATCTGCAGGTGCTGCCCTTCCGCCCGTCGTGATCCTGTCTTCATCGGACGATCCGGGCGATATTGCCGCAGCCTATGCCGCCGGTGCCAACAGTTATTTGCGCAAGCCAGTCGATTTCGAAATTTTCGCGCAGCTGGTGAGCGATCTGCATCGCTACTGGCTCACGCATAACGTTTTGCCGGTGGCGCAGGTACGCACATGA
- a CDS encoding SDR family oxidoreductase, translating into MHLKNVIVTGGVNGIGRSTVYKFVKEGYRTCFFDIDEAGKEMAEGINFELGDERARFYQADVSDLTSVQAACSKALDWMGGRVDVLVNNAGIVAKQDGEHVAVEDIRPETLQRQFSVNVFSVMYMCREIVPAMRRQGFGTIINIASLAAFGTRLNAHYAASKGAVEALTRSLAMELAPDITVLAISPGLTRTEFIADLSPEQTHGFVRETQTGKLIEPWEVARQVVHFSHADCAALTGQIIHVNGGSNRQFR; encoded by the coding sequence ATGCATCTGAAAAACGTCATCGTGACCGGCGGCGTCAATGGCATCGGCCGCTCGACCGTCTACAAGTTCGTCAAGGAAGGTTACCGCACCTGTTTCTTCGATATCGATGAAGCGGGCAAGGAAATGGCCGAGGGAATCAACTTCGAACTCGGCGATGAACGGGCGCGCTTTTATCAAGCCGATGTGAGCGACCTGACCAGCGTCCAGGCGGCCTGCAGCAAAGCGCTCGACTGGATGGGTGGCCGCGTCGATGTGCTGGTCAATAACGCCGGCATCGTCGCCAAGCAGGATGGCGAGCATGTCGCCGTCGAGGATATTCGGCCGGAGACGCTGCAACGGCAGTTCAGCGTCAATGTCTTTTCAGTCATGTACATGTGCAGGGAGATCGTCCCGGCCATGCGCAGGCAGGGATTTGGCACAATCATCAACATTGCCTCGCTGGCGGCCTTCGGCACCCGGCTCAATGCGCACTATGCCGCCAGCAAGGGCGCGGTCGAAGCGCTGACGCGCTCGCTGGCCATGGAACTGGCGCCGGACATCACGGTGCTGGCGATATCGCCGGGGCTTACCCGGACGGAATTCATTGCCGACCTGAGCCCGGAGCAAACGCACGGCTTCGTCAGGGAAACCCAGACCGGCAAACTGATCGAACCGTGGGAAGTCGCCAGGCAAGTCGTGCATTTTTCCCATGCAGATTGCGCCGCGCTGACCGGCCAGATCATCCATGTCAACGGCGGCAGCAACCGCCAGTTCAGGTAG
- a CDS encoding AAA family ATPase: protein MSVLTPAPLYGRRQAIARLTHACRQVNPSRPVWLLAEGPAGIGKTSLVGFVRVALQLAPTQFGAGKFEQFHRQTPYGALIVALRTLLQAVMVLPEPQRVEWRDILRGNADTQLAPLAEVLPELSFLLGPLPVPAALPPKEAQERLETAFCRFIACFARSGHPLLLFLDDLQWADVGTLRLLRHFHGDNPPGHLIVLGTFRDNEVTALHPLTQLLESLEKQPLSPTRIRLAPLSAADIEEWLADAYGIDSPAAATWLQQQSEGNPLFVGQLLGTLRERGVLHRGGGSWQWDANCLAEAHLVANILGFMEARLRELSPEQQSLLSCAASLGTEFGEDELMCILDLSRTQVQTVLARTEEAQLTEHVRDGNWRFAHDRIQQAAYRLLPEAERQQQHLRIGRLLLAATPPQALDAASFDLAAQFNHAGALLSTPDERLAVADLNLRAGRRAKAAAAFEAALSYFRAGHALLPPTAWNSHYPLMFALALESAECAYATGELAQASRLFEETLAHARDRLDRARVYGIMIVFALNAGCAREAWEHGSVCLAEFGIDLGGDDEALACAIEREEPRLRQSLAAEDPQRLIDAPSACNAEQEAVGDLLLRLYVAGYQLGKNPYAYITLRMLEFGLGTRHKPALAFGILNFSVILIARHGAYGEAERHAQTALQLARQIDDTRLRAKIDYTYGSMVAHWTRPVAVGLQALERSCELAMANADKVYTGLALSFSFRARIMAGETVPALLQAWEQTAPVIHQINAVPIVAMYALNRQWLRAWQGGTKAPASLAGEDFDVQAFEAQLQSLPAKSPSHWFSLLQAILAYMHGDLAQAHRLIGQADVHLDAVAGQLAIPEHHFWRALIMHAHGDGEALQSGLRLMEEWSAACRDNFSSRALLLRAEMLRSGAQLEAALEAYHAAIECARQQNHLLLLALGLERIGDYFLALKLNHQARAYLQEAVGAYQAWGAQTKVHQLQARYPEHAVFPGHADSDAVAIASQSILSVLGDIHLDRLLRRLLPLLARTIGASRVAAFIVREGELMLEGQYAHGIGGDDYPLPLPLQQATDYPAQLIADSCELRQPIMLGSPGQHPQYGAIECWRRHPAAALLCLPILRHGRLLGALYLERSQGESFATTLSLLESLLRQLGTALENALLYADLEQQIVERSRAEKIAREGERRWRAFLDHASMAVLKLDLVGTIEYANPFLCDLFEYAEDELIGKDWAHVLLPPNKQHVGAQANLLAQLQAHGHFGSWIKMYTRAGQERLIAWSSSLLRDPDGRPLGSISIGSDMTDQRRAEQALRELNEELEQRVTQRTSDLAAANQELDSFAYSISHDLRAPLRSIDGFSQALAEDYGHSLDDAAHDYLRRVRGAAHRMGGMIDAMLSMSRQTRGSLVTEDVDLSAMAQEVLEELCQRTPGRRVRINVAPALRAHADARLLRLLLDNLLGNAWKYSARVDVTEITFDAARQEGATVYCVRDNGPGFDMARAGKLFHAFQRLQTDVEGHGIGLATAQRIIHRHGGRIWAEAEPGRGAAFYFTLTT from the coding sequence ATGAGCGTGCTTACGCCTGCTCCGCTCTATGGCCGCCGCCAGGCGATCGCCCGGCTCACCCATGCCTGCCGCCAGGTCAATCCGTCGCGGCCGGTATGGTTATTGGCAGAAGGCCCTGCCGGCATCGGCAAGACCAGCCTGGTGGGTTTTGTCAGGGTGGCGTTGCAACTGGCACCGACCCAGTTCGGCGCGGGCAAGTTCGAGCAATTCCACCGCCAGACGCCGTACGGCGCGCTGATCGTTGCCCTGCGCACGCTGCTGCAGGCGGTGATGGTCTTGCCGGAGCCGCAGCGTGTGGAATGGCGCGACATCCTGCGCGGCAACGCAGATACGCAGCTGGCGCCGCTCGCCGAAGTCTTGCCGGAACTTTCTTTCTTGCTCGGGCCGTTGCCGGTGCCTGCGGCATTGCCGCCGAAAGAAGCGCAGGAGCGCCTGGAAACGGCGTTTTGCCGCTTCATCGCTTGCTTTGCAAGAAGTGGTCATCCGCTGCTGTTGTTTCTCGATGACTTGCAATGGGCGGATGTGGGCACCTTGCGCCTGTTGCGCCATTTTCATGGGGACAATCCACCGGGCCACCTGATCGTGCTGGGCACGTTCCGCGACAATGAAGTAACCGCCCTGCATCCCTTGACGCAGTTGCTGGAGAGTCTGGAAAAGCAGCCGCTGTCACCTACCCGCATCCGGCTGGCGCCGCTGTCGGCCGCCGACATCGAGGAATGGCTGGCCGATGCTTATGGCATCGACTCGCCGGCGGCGGCGACATGGCTGCAGCAGCAGTCCGAGGGAAATCCCTTGTTTGTCGGCCAGCTGCTGGGCACGCTGCGCGAACGCGGCGTGCTGCATCGTGGCGGTGGCAGTTGGCAGTGGGATGCCAACTGCCTTGCCGAGGCGCACTTGGTGGCAAATATACTTGGATTCATGGAGGCGCGGCTGCGCGAACTCTCGCCGGAGCAGCAAAGCCTGCTGTCCTGCGCTGCCAGCCTGGGAACGGAATTCGGCGAGGATGAATTGATGTGCATCCTGGACTTGTCGCGCACGCAAGTGCAGACCGTTCTTGCGCGTACTGAAGAGGCGCAATTGACCGAGCATGTACGCGACGGCAATTGGCGCTTTGCCCACGACCGTATCCAGCAAGCCGCCTACCGGCTGCTGCCGGAGGCAGAGCGCCAGCAGCAGCATCTGCGCATCGGCCGCCTGCTGCTGGCGGCAACGCCGCCGCAGGCGCTTGATGCCGCCAGTTTCGACCTGGCGGCGCAATTCAATCATGCCGGCGCATTGCTGAGCACACCGGATGAACGCCTGGCAGTGGCCGATCTGAACTTGCGCGCCGGCCGCCGCGCCAAGGCAGCAGCGGCGTTCGAAGCCGCGCTGAGTTACTTCCGCGCCGGCCACGCCCTGTTGCCGCCGACCGCCTGGAACAGCCACTATCCGCTGATGTTCGCACTGGCGCTGGAAAGCGCAGAATGCGCCTATGCCACCGGCGAGCTGGCGCAGGCCAGCCGCTTGTTCGAAGAAACCCTGGCGCATGCGCGCGACCGCCTTGACCGTGCCCGCGTCTACGGCATCATGATCGTGTTCGCCCTCAACGCCGGCTGCGCGCGCGAAGCCTGGGAGCACGGCAGCGTGTGCCTGGCCGAGTTCGGCATTGATCTGGGCGGCGATGACGAGGCGCTGGCTTGCGCCATCGAGCGCGAGGAGCCGCGCCTGCGCCAGTCGCTGGCGGCGGAAGACCCGCAGCGCTTGATTGACGCACCTTCGGCTTGCAATGCCGAGCAGGAAGCCGTGGGCGACCTGCTGTTGCGGCTGTATGTTGCCGGCTACCAGCTGGGCAAGAATCCGTATGCCTACATCACGCTGCGCATGCTCGAATTCGGTCTTGGCACGAGGCATAAGCCAGCCCTGGCGTTCGGCATACTGAATTTTTCCGTCATCCTGATTGCGCGCCATGGCGCCTATGGCGAAGCCGAGCGGCACGCGCAAACGGCGTTGCAGCTGGCGCGGCAGATCGACGATACAAGACTGCGCGCGAAAATCGACTATACCTACGGCTCGATGGTGGCGCACTGGACGCGGCCGGTTGCGGTCGGCCTGCAGGCGCTGGAGCGCAGTTGCGAGCTGGCGATGGCCAATGCCGACAAAGTCTATACGGGGCTGGCCCTGAGTTTCAGTTTTCGTGCCCGCATCATGGCAGGCGAGACGGTGCCGGCGTTGCTGCAGGCATGGGAGCAGACCGCTCCCGTCATCCATCAGATCAATGCCGTGCCGATTGTCGCCATGTATGCCCTGAACCGCCAATGGCTGCGCGCCTGGCAGGGCGGCACCAAAGCGCCGGCCAGCCTGGCCGGCGAAGATTTCGACGTGCAGGCGTTCGAGGCGCAGCTGCAATCCCTGCCGGCGAAGTCGCCCTCGCACTGGTTCAGCTTGCTGCAGGCGATTCTTGCGTACATGCATGGTGATCTGGCACAGGCGCACCGCTTGATCGGTCAAGCCGATGTCCACCTCGACGCCGTGGCGGGGCAACTTGCCATTCCGGAGCATCATTTCTGGCGCGCGCTGATCATGCATGCGCATGGCGATGGCGAAGCCTTGCAGTCGGGCCTGCGCCTGATGGAGGAGTGGAGCGCCGCGTGCCGCGACAATTTTTCCAGCCGCGCGTTGTTGTTGCGCGCCGAGATGCTGCGTTCAGGTGCGCAGCTTGAGGCGGCGTTGGAGGCGTATCACGCCGCCATCGAATGCGCACGGCAACAGAACCACCTGCTCTTGCTGGCACTGGGACTGGAGCGGATCGGCGATTATTTTCTGGCGCTAAAGCTGAACCACCAGGCGCGTGCCTACCTGCAGGAGGCGGTCGGCGCCTACCAGGCATGGGGCGCCCAGACCAAAGTCCATCAGCTGCAGGCGCGCTATCCGGAGCATGCGGTGTTCCCAGGCCATGCCGACAGCGATGCGGTGGCAATCGCTTCGCAATCGATCCTGTCGGTACTGGGCGATATCCACCTCGATCGCCTCTTGCGCAGGCTGCTGCCGCTGCTGGCCCGTACCATCGGCGCCAGCCGGGTTGCTGCCTTTATCGTGCGCGAAGGTGAGTTGATGCTGGAAGGGCAGTATGCCCACGGCATTGGCGGTGACGATTATCCTTTGCCGCTGCCGCTGCAGCAGGCGACAGACTATCCGGCGCAACTGATTGCCGACAGCTGCGAATTGCGCCAGCCGATCATGCTGGGCTCGCCCGGGCAACATCCGCAATACGGCGCCATCGAATGCTGGCGCCGCCATCCGGCGGCCGCCTTGCTGTGCCTGCCTATCCTGCGTCATGGCCGGCTGCTCGGCGCCCTCTATCTTGAACGCTCGCAGGGCGAGTCGTTTGCCACCACGCTGTCGTTGCTGGAATCGCTTCTGCGCCAGCTTGGCACGGCGCTCGAGAATGCCCTGCTGTATGCGGATCTTGAACAGCAGATCGTCGAACGCAGCCGCGCGGAAAAGATTGCGCGCGAAGGCGAGCGTCGCTGGCGTGCATTCCTCGATCATGCCAGCATGGCAGTGCTGAAGCTGGACCTGGTCGGCACGATCGAATATGCCAATCCGTTCCTGTGCGACCTATTCGAGTATGCCGAGGATGAACTGATTGGCAAGGACTGGGCCCACGTACTGCTGCCACCCAACAAGCAACATGTCGGCGCGCAGGCGAATTTGCTGGCGCAATTGCAGGCACACGGCCACTTTGGCAGCTGGATCAAAATGTACACCAGGGCCGGACAGGAACGTCTGATCGCCTGGTCCAGTTCACTGCTGCGCGACCCTGATGGCCGGCCGCTGGGCAGCATCAGCATCGGCAGTGACATGACCGACCAGCGCCGGGCGGAACAGGCCCTGCGTGAGCTTAACGAAGAACTGGAACAGCGCGTGACGCAGCGTACCAGCGACCTCGCGGCCGCCAACCAGGAACTCGATTCGTTTGCCTATTCGATTTCACACGATCTGCGCGCGCCGTTGCGCAGCATCGACGGTTTCAGCCAGGCTTTGGCCGAAGATTACGGGCATAGCCTTGACGACGCCGCGCATGATTACCTGCGCCGGGTGCGCGGCGCTGCGCACCGCATGGGCGGCATGATCGATGCCATGCTGAGCATGTCGCGCCAGACGCGCGGCAGCCTGGTGACCGAAGATGTGGACCTGTCTGCCATGGCGCAGGAGGTGCTGGAAGAATTGTGCCAGCGCACACCCGGCCGGCGCGTGCGCATCAATGTCGCGCCTGCGCTGCGGGCGCATGCCGATGCCCGCCTGTTGCGCCTGCTGCTGGATAACCTGCTGGGCAATGCCTGGAAATACAGCGCCAGAGTGGACGTCACCGAAATCACCTTCGACGCCGCGCGACAGGAGGGCGCCACGGTGTACTGCGTGCGCGACAACGGCCCGGGTTTTGACATGGCCCGCGCCGGCAAGCTGTTTCATGCTTTCCAGCGCCTGCAAACCGACGTCGAGGGCCACGGCATCGGCCTGGCGACCGCGCAGCGCATTATCCATCGTCATGGCGGGCGCATCTGGGCAGAAGCCGAGCCCGGCCGCGGCGCCGCCTTTTACTTTACGCTAACTACCTGA
- a CDS encoding EAL domain-containing protein, translating into MKRTLLRVLLVEDADDDAQLLLRLLRKEGYVPDYLRVDNRRDMSEALANSNWDLIISDYAMPGFTAHDALDVYKHAVLDIPFIIVSGHIDDVSAVAAMRAGAHDYLLKDNLARLAPVIARELDEVRVRIAKRRAEQELRFHACHDPLTGLLNRREFERALEHALRVAERDLSQHVLCYLDLDQFKLVNDTCGHVAGDELLRQLSASLSQRIRAADTLARLGGDEFGLLLSNCPLDDAIKMVATLQELIRDFRFQWRDAVFQIGCSIGITPIGADTADAGEAMSAADVACYVAKEQGRNRYHVYQTDDRELAQRRREMQWISCISAALEKNGLALYQQPIYRIGQDAAPVLAGHEILLRMVDEDGTLIPPNVFIPAAERFKLMALVDRWVVHRLFSAIAAGRLQCDLGGDDMPLFINISAATVNDAAFFDYFHQQLVEFAIPPRKVCLEITESAVIANLAGTTPLFARLREIGCRFALDDFGSGLSSFGYLRHLPVDFVKIDGGFVRNIASNPVDLAMVEAINKISHVMGLQTVAEFVECDEVLQMLVALGIEYAQGYLLGRPQVVVDAGA; encoded by the coding sequence ATGAAACGCACTCTGCTGCGCGTGCTGCTGGTCGAGGATGCGGACGACGATGCGCAATTGCTGTTGCGCCTGTTGCGCAAGGAAGGGTACGTTCCCGACTACCTGCGCGTAGACAATCGCCGCGACATGAGCGAGGCGCTGGCAAATTCGAACTGGGATCTGATCATTTCCGATTATGCGATGCCGGGCTTTACCGCGCATGACGCGCTGGACGTCTACAAGCATGCGGTGCTCGATATTCCGTTCATTATTGTTTCCGGCCATATCGACGACGTTTCCGCTGTGGCGGCGATGCGCGCCGGCGCCCACGACTATCTTTTGAAAGATAATCTTGCCCGGCTGGCGCCCGTCATTGCCCGCGAGCTTGATGAAGTGCGTGTGCGCATTGCCAAGCGCCGCGCCGAGCAGGAGCTGCGGTTTCATGCCTGCCATGATCCGCTGACGGGCCTGCTGAACCGCCGCGAGTTCGAGCGCGCCCTGGAGCATGCCTTGCGCGTGGCCGAGCGCGACTTGTCGCAGCACGTGCTGTGCTATCTCGATCTTGACCAGTTCAAGCTGGTCAATGACACCTGCGGCCATGTGGCCGGCGACGAACTGCTGCGCCAGTTGAGCGCCAGCTTAAGCCAGCGCATTCGTGCAGCCGATACGCTCGCGCGCCTGGGCGGCGACGAGTTCGGCTTGCTGCTGTCGAATTGCCCGCTCGACGACGCAATCAAGATGGTTGCCACACTACAGGAGTTGATCCGCGACTTCCGTTTCCAGTGGCGCGACGCCGTGTTTCAGATCGGCTGCAGCATCGGCATCACCCCGATCGGCGCCGACACGGCCGACGCCGGCGAGGCCATGAGCGCGGCCGATGTCGCCTGTTACGTCGCCAAGGAACAGGGCCGCAACCGCTACCACGTCTACCAGACCGACGATCGCGAGCTGGCGCAGCGGCGTCGGGAAATGCAATGGATTTCGTGCATCAGCGCGGCGCTGGAAAAAAATGGCCTGGCGCTGTATCAGCAGCCGATATACCGCATCGGGCAGGACGCTGCGCCGGTACTGGCTGGCCACGAAATCCTCTTGCGCATGGTGGATGAAGACGGCACGCTGATCCCGCCCAATGTTTTCATTCCGGCGGCCGAGCGCTTCAAGCTGATGGCGCTGGTCGACCGCTGGGTCGTGCACCGACTTTTTTCCGCCATCGCAGCCGGCCGGCTGCAGTGCGATCTTGGCGGCGATGACATGCCCTTGTTCATCAACATATCGGCCGCGACGGTCAATGACGCCGCTTTTTTCGATTACTTCCATCAGCAATTGGTGGAGTTCGCCATCCCGCCCCGCAAAGTGTGCCTGGAAATCACCGAATCTGCCGTGATCGCCAATCTTGCGGGCACGACGCCGCTGTTCGCACGTTTGCGCGAAATTGGCTGCCGGTTTGCCCTCGATGACTTCGGCAGCGGCCTGTCATCGTTCGGCTACCTGCGCCACCTGCCGGTGGATTTCGTCAAGATCGATGGCGGTTTCGTACGCAACATCGCCAGCAATCCGGTCGACCTGGCGATGGTCGAAGCGATCAACAAGATCAGCCACGTCATGGGTTTGCAGACGGTCGCCGAGTTTGTCGAATGCGACGAGGTGCTGCAAATGCTGGTGGCGCTGGGCATCGAATATGCGCAAGGCTATCTGCTGGGGCGCCCGCAAGTCGTTGTGGATGCCGGTGCATGA
- a CDS encoding MFS transporter, whose product MKQAIGAQLSVQSSIWPVASMLFLVAFISYANNMLVAPLLTKVALAIATPIEDLGYLVTVYGLTMGVFSLVAGPLSDKFGRKRVIVVATLATALTTLLFSLSWNLASLYTFRILNAIAAGPLLGSALAAVGDYIPQERRGRAMGLVTSALFMAVVAAVPAGLTLSRMDGFDWRTAFHFMSLLALAAGIVVLVRLEQLPAPNPNIRIRLAPVFAGFAQLLRVAPLRGMAAIFFLIYVASGIYIVYFPSWLILNRAISVDGLIFVYFFGGVFAFSATQLAGHCADRVNRRKLAIVASACVAVSSIGILHAPTTAASIMYAALCSGIVYMSGESFRLTMLQTEAVSLTDARNRGSFMGMIGFLIATGSALGAGIGSLLLAMTKQFRMAQPGAEASAMLMGYEYSTYVSAALIALSMLLIARGARPQEQPAK is encoded by the coding sequence ATGAAACAAGCCATCGGCGCGCAATTATCCGTGCAATCGTCCATCTGGCCGGTCGCCTCAATGCTGTTCCTGGTGGCTTTCATCAGTTATGCGAACAACATGCTGGTCGCCCCGCTGTTGACCAAAGTCGCGCTGGCGATCGCCACGCCGATCGAGGACCTCGGGTATCTGGTCACCGTCTACGGCTTGACGATGGGCGTCTTTTCCCTGGTTGCAGGCCCGCTGTCGGACAAGTTCGGCCGCAAGCGCGTGATTGTCGTGGCGACGTTGGCCACCGCGCTCACCACGCTGCTGTTCTCGTTGTCCTGGAATCTGGCATCGCTGTACACCTTCCGCATCCTCAATGCAATTGCAGCCGGCCCGCTGCTGGGCAGCGCGCTGGCTGCGGTCGGCGACTATATTCCGCAGGAACGGCGCGGCCGCGCAATGGGCCTGGTCACCAGCGCACTGTTCATGGCAGTCGTGGCTGCGGTGCCGGCGGGCCTGACGCTGTCGCGCATGGATGGATTCGACTGGCGCACCGCATTCCACTTCATGAGCCTGCTGGCACTGGCAGCCGGCATCGTGGTACTGGTACGCCTGGAGCAGCTGCCGGCGCCCAATCCGAACATTCGCATACGCCTGGCGCCGGTATTTGCCGGCTTTGCCCAGCTGCTGCGCGTCGCGCCCCTGCGCGGCATGGCCGCGATCTTTTTCCTGATCTACGTCGCCTCGGGCATCTATATCGTCTATTTCCCTTCCTGGCTGATCCTCAACCGGGCCATTTCGGTCGACGGCCTGATCTTCGTCTACTTCTTTGGCGGCGTCTTCGCCTTTTCAGCGACCCAGCTGGCGGGACATTGCGCCGACCGGGTCAACCGCCGCAAGCTGGCCATCGTCGCCAGCGCCTGCGTCGCAGTGTCGTCGATCGGCATCCTGCATGCGCCGACCACTGCCGCAAGCATCATGTACGCCGCGCTGTGCTCGGGGATTGTCTACATGTCGGGCGAATCCTTTCGCCTGACGATGCTGCAGACCGAAGCCGTCTCGCTCACCGATGCCCGCAACCGCGGCAGTTTCATGGGCATGATCGGATTTTTGATTGCCACCGGGTCCGCCCTGGGCGCCGGCATTGGCAGCCTCCTCCTGGCCATGACGAAACAGTTCCGCATGGCACAGCCCGGCGCGGAGGCCTCGGCAATGCTGATGGGTTATGAATATTCCACCTATGTCTCGGCGGCGCTGATTGCCTTGTCCATGCTGCTGATTGCGCGCGGTGCCAGGCCACAGGAACAGCCGGCCAAATGA